One genomic segment of Arthrobacter sp. JZ12 includes these proteins:
- a CDS encoding 4-(cytidine 5'-diphospho)-2-C-methyl-D-erythritol kinase: MVSGKTAGIRTTGPRAVRVKAPGKINVSFRVGPPRDDGYHNVASVYLAVSLYEEVTATVTDDDAITVTVDGQGSLNLPMEEIPLDASNLAARAAALLAELSENSTGVHLNITKRVPIAGGMGGGSADAAAALLACDALWNSGFSRDELAKIAVDLGADVPFALIGGTAVGLGVGEQLTPAISKTPLHWVLVTSSFGLSTPAVFRTLDDLRVASGEEPPEIPEIDPQILTAMRAGDAHALADLLHNDLQAAALELAPELKDILHAGKDAGALAGIVSGSGPTVAFLAESEEHAATVEAMLSTAGLSTELVSGPAHGARIVSDYIA, from the coding sequence ATGGTGTCTGGCAAAACGGCAGGGATTCGCACAACCGGGCCCCGCGCCGTCCGTGTGAAGGCTCCTGGCAAGATCAACGTCTCCTTCCGCGTCGGCCCGCCCCGTGATGACGGCTATCACAACGTCGCGAGCGTCTATCTGGCGGTCTCCCTCTACGAGGAAGTCACCGCGACAGTAACCGACGACGACGCGATCACCGTGACGGTCGACGGCCAGGGCAGTCTCAACCTCCCCATGGAGGAGATCCCGCTCGATGCCAGCAACCTCGCCGCACGTGCAGCGGCCCTGCTGGCCGAGCTGAGCGAGAACTCCACCGGCGTACACCTCAACATCACCAAACGCGTTCCCATCGCCGGAGGCATGGGCGGCGGCTCCGCCGACGCTGCCGCAGCGCTACTGGCGTGCGACGCCCTCTGGAACAGCGGCTTCTCCCGCGATGAACTCGCCAAGATCGCCGTCGACCTCGGTGCGGACGTGCCGTTCGCGCTCATCGGAGGCACCGCCGTCGGTCTTGGAGTGGGCGAGCAGCTCACGCCGGCCATTTCCAAGACGCCGCTGCACTGGGTGCTGGTGACGTCGTCGTTCGGGTTGTCCACGCCGGCGGTGTTCCGCACCCTAGATGACCTTCGCGTGGCCTCGGGCGAGGAGCCGCCAGAGATCCCCGAGATCGACCCGCAGATCCTCACCGCCATGCGGGCAGGTGACGCACATGCGCTCGCCGACCTGCTGCACAACGACCTGCAGGCAGCCGCGCTGGAGCTCGCGCCGGAACTGAAGGACATCCTGCACGCCGGCAAGGACGCCGGAGCGCTCGCCGGTATCGTTTCCGGATCCGGTCCCACGGTCGCGTTCCTGGCCGAGTCGGAAGAGCACGCGGCAACCGTTGAGGCGATGCTCTCTACCGCCGGCCTCTCCACGGAACTGGTGTCCGGGCCCGCTCACGGTGCGAGGATCGTCAGCGACTACATCGCATAA
- a CDS encoding ABC-F family ATP-binding cassette domain-containing protein — MAHLLGAENISVTFATRTVLDGVTLGLEEGDRIGMVGRNGDGKSTLMRLLAQRSTPDDGRVTKRRDVNVGYLDQSDVLDGDLDVGTAIVGDQADHEWASNPKIRDVMGGLVSEVDWHARVSSLSGGQKRRVALAKLLIEDHDVIMLDEPTNHLDVEGVAWLAQHLKNRWRPTEGGLLVVTHDRWFLDEISTRTWEVHDGIVEGFDGGYAAYVLARAERDRMAAVVEGKRQQLVKKELAWLRRGAPARTSKPKFRIEAANALIADVPEPRDSLALSKLATARLGKDVLDLENVSLQVGEKDLFKGITLRLAPGQRLGIVGVNGAGKTTLLRLLNGQVAPTSGRLKKGKTVQTAILSQDVRELDDVSHLRVTEVIEQEKRVLSVGGREVSASQLVEQLGFTNQRQWTPVGDLSGGERRRLQLLRLLVGEPNVLMLDEPTNDLDTDTLAAVEDVLDGWPGTLVVVSHDRYLLERVTDSQMALLGDGKIRDLPGGVDQYLELRRAAETGQALAGTPLAADSGNGTTAAAGSSGPSPEEARQARKDLTRIERQMTKLGGQIEKINQQMTEAGSQASVDFEKIADLNAKLKDLQAEQETLEEQWLEAAEVLGE; from the coding sequence TTGGCCCACTTGCTTGGTGCTGAGAACATCAGCGTCACCTTTGCCACCCGCACCGTTTTGGACGGCGTCACCCTCGGGCTTGAGGAGGGTGACCGGATCGGCATGGTCGGCCGCAACGGTGACGGCAAGTCCACTTTGATGCGCCTGCTGGCCCAGCGGAGTACACCCGACGACGGCCGCGTCACCAAGCGCCGCGACGTCAACGTCGGTTACCTGGACCAGAGCGACGTGCTGGACGGCGACCTCGACGTCGGTACCGCGATCGTTGGCGACCAGGCCGACCACGAATGGGCCTCCAACCCGAAGATCCGCGACGTCATGGGCGGCCTGGTCTCCGAGGTGGACTGGCACGCACGGGTGAGTTCACTCTCCGGCGGGCAGAAGCGCCGCGTTGCACTGGCGAAGCTGCTCATCGAGGACCATGACGTCATCATGCTCGACGAGCCCACCAACCACCTCGACGTCGAGGGCGTCGCCTGGCTCGCGCAGCACCTCAAGAACCGGTGGCGTCCCACCGAGGGCGGTCTGCTGGTCGTCACCCACGACCGCTGGTTCCTCGACGAAATCTCCACCCGCACCTGGGAGGTCCACGACGGGATCGTGGAAGGGTTCGACGGCGGATACGCCGCCTACGTGTTGGCGAGGGCTGAGCGTGACCGGATGGCCGCCGTCGTCGAGGGCAAGCGCCAGCAGCTGGTGAAGAAGGAGCTGGCGTGGCTGCGTCGCGGTGCGCCGGCGCGGACATCGAAGCCGAAGTTCCGCATCGAGGCGGCCAACGCGCTGATCGCGGATGTGCCGGAGCCGCGCGATTCGCTGGCGCTAAGCAAGCTGGCCACCGCCCGGCTGGGCAAGGACGTGCTGGACCTGGAGAACGTGTCGCTTCAGGTCGGGGAGAAGGACCTGTTCAAGGGGATCACCCTGCGGCTGGCGCCGGGGCAGCGTCTCGGGATTGTGGGCGTCAACGGCGCTGGGAAGACCACGCTGCTTCGGCTGCTGAACGGGCAGGTGGCGCCGACGTCGGGCCGGTTGAAGAAGGGCAAGACGGTGCAGACGGCGATCCTGTCGCAGGATGTCCGCGAGCTCGACGACGTCAGTCACCTCCGCGTGACCGAGGTGATCGAGCAGGAGAAGCGGGTCTTGTCGGTCGGCGGGCGCGAGGTGTCGGCGAGCCAGCTGGTGGAGCAGCTTGGATTCACGAACCAGCGGCAATGGACACCGGTGGGTGACCTGTCCGGTGGTGAGCGCCGTCGTCTGCAGTTGCTGCGGCTGCTGGTGGGGGAGCCAAACGTGCTGATGCTCGATGAGCCCACCAACGACCTCGACACCGACACCCTAGCCGCCGTCGAGGACGTGCTGGACGGGTGGCCGGGCACGCTGGTGGTCGTGTCCCACGACCGGTACCTGCTGGAGCGCGTCACCGATTCGCAGATGGCGCTGCTCGGCGACGGCAAGATCCGTGACCTGCCGGGCGGGGTGGATCAGTATCTGGAGTTACGCCGGGCGGCGGAAACCGGTCAGGCGCTGGCCGGCACACCGCTTGCCGCGGACTCCGGAAACGGTACGACGGCGGCGGCCGGCTCGTCGGGTCCGTCGCCGGAGGAGGCGCGGCAGGCGCGGAAGGACCTGACGCGGATCGAGCGGCAGATGACCAAGCTGGGCGGGCAGATCGAGAAGATCAACCAGCAGATGACTGAGGCCGGCAGTCAGGCGTCGGTGGACTTCGAGAAGATCGCGGACCTCAACGCGAAGCTGAAGGACCTGCAGGCCGAGCAGGAGACCCTCGAGGAGCAGTGGCTCGAGGCCGCGGAGGTTCTGGGGGAGTAG
- a CDS encoding HNH endonuclease family protein has protein sequence MRSKFALVSALTAGLLLTGFATPANAATTYTTDLRSAVRALPVAVENNAGYDRNRYFGQWIDQNKDCQNTRAEVLISESRVTPKYTTTKPCTVASGRWVTTFDNRTHTSASTVQIDHMVPVHEAWGSGARNWTQARRVAFYNDLGYAGSLNAQTSSLNASKQASGPEAWMPPANQCSYIAQWTIVKARWRMTVDKAEKAALIKWADKCAAVKISITRV, from the coding sequence TTGAGGTCGAAATTCGCGCTGGTCAGCGCGCTCACTGCCGGACTACTTCTCACCGGTTTCGCCACGCCGGCAAACGCAGCCACCACGTACACGACGGATTTGCGCAGCGCCGTCCGCGCATTGCCCGTCGCGGTTGAGAACAACGCCGGTTATGACCGGAACCGCTACTTTGGCCAGTGGATCGACCAGAACAAGGATTGCCAGAACACCCGCGCCGAGGTCCTCATCTCGGAAAGCAGGGTCACGCCAAAGTACACGACCACCAAGCCCTGCACCGTCGCGTCCGGCAGGTGGGTCACCACGTTCGACAACAGGACACACACTTCGGCCAGCACTGTCCAGATCGATCACATGGTGCCCGTGCACGAAGCCTGGGGATCTGGGGCCAGGAATTGGACGCAGGCCCGCCGGGTCGCGTTCTACAACGATCTTGGGTACGCCGGTTCTTTGAACGCGCAAACCTCCAGCCTCAACGCCTCAAAGCAGGCATCGGGTCCCGAGGCCTGGATGCCTCCGGCGAACCAGTGCTCCTACATCGCCCAGTGGACGATCGTGAAGGCTCGCTGGCGCATGACTGTAGACAAGGCCGAGAAGGCCGCCCTCATCAAGTGGGCTGACAAGTGCGCGGCCGTGAAGATCTCGATCACGCGGGTCTGA
- a CDS encoding TerC family protein → MQVTPLIWFITIAVTILFFVYEFFAHVRKPHEPSIAESARWSAFYIGLALLFGVGIGMFSGWTFGGEYFAGYLTEKALSIDNLFVFLIVMAGFAVPKKYQQKVLMIGIIIALILRGGFIAIGAALIENFSWVFYFFGALLLVLAYRQAFSDHDSNPANGKFMTFVRRILPVSNEYNEDKLTVVKSGKRFVTPMLLTIVAIGFVDLIFAVDSIPAIYGLTEEAYIVFTANAFALMGLRQLFFLIGGLLERLVYLAQGLAVILGFIGVKLLFHALHVNELPFINGGEPLLWVPEIPIWFSLLFIAATIVVATIASLLKSRGDKKADDRALVDGEPVITADSKARDKGSEADDVSASSGVTFK, encoded by the coding sequence ATGCAGGTCACACCCCTGATCTGGTTCATCACCATTGCCGTGACGATTCTGTTTTTCGTCTACGAGTTCTTCGCACACGTACGTAAACCCCACGAACCGTCCATCGCGGAATCAGCGCGGTGGTCCGCCTTCTACATCGGACTAGCGCTGCTGTTCGGCGTGGGGATCGGAATGTTTTCGGGCTGGACATTCGGCGGTGAGTATTTCGCCGGATACCTCACGGAGAAGGCGCTGTCGATCGACAACCTGTTCGTCTTCCTCATCGTTATGGCAGGGTTCGCGGTGCCGAAGAAGTACCAGCAGAAGGTGTTGATGATCGGAATCATCATCGCCCTGATCCTGCGCGGTGGGTTCATTGCCATCGGCGCGGCCCTCATCGAAAACTTCTCCTGGGTCTTCTACTTCTTCGGTGCGCTGCTCCTGGTCCTGGCCTACCGGCAGGCGTTCAGCGATCACGACTCCAACCCGGCCAACGGCAAGTTCATGACCTTCGTGCGGCGGATTCTGCCCGTCTCCAATGAGTACAACGAGGACAAGCTGACCGTGGTGAAGAGCGGGAAGCGCTTCGTCACCCCGATGCTGCTCACCATCGTTGCCATCGGCTTCGTGGACCTCATCTTCGCCGTCGACTCAATCCCAGCGATTTACGGCCTGACCGAAGAGGCGTACATCGTCTTCACCGCCAACGCCTTCGCGCTGATGGGTCTGCGCCAGTTGTTCTTCCTCATCGGAGGACTGCTCGAGCGTCTGGTCTACCTCGCTCAGGGACTGGCCGTGATCCTCGGGTTCATCGGCGTGAAGCTTCTCTTCCACGCCCTGCACGTCAATGAGCTCCCGTTCATCAACGGTGGGGAACCGTTGCTCTGGGTGCCCGAGATCCCGATCTGGTTCTCGCTGCTCTTCATCGCTGCCACCATCGTGGTGGCCACCATTGCGAGCCTGCTGAAGTCCCGTGGCGACAAGAAGGCGGACGACCGCGCACTGGTCGACGGCGAACCGGTAATCACCGCCGATTCGAAGGCCCGCGACAAGGGTTCCGAGGCCGACGACGTGTCGGCGTCGTCTGGAGTCACGTTCAAGTAG